Within Candidatus Zixiibacteriota bacterium, the genomic segment ATTAATCCCGAATTCCTCCCGTCCAAGACTGAAGGTTACCATCTGCTCAAGATTATCTGTATGCTCTTTTGTAATGTCATCAGTCATAATTATGCTCCTTTTTTTACGCTGGTATCTTAAATTTGTCAACAACTTGTTAAGTTCTTTTCCCGGACGACTTAATTTTTCGGCACCAGTGTCGGTTTCCTGATTATACAGAGTACCTATACTTGAAAAAGGTTATTTTATATTATTAGATAAAAATCAATAATATAGTTTCTTAATTTAACTTCGGAATAAGTATCTATAAAATTAATTATTTGGATATATATTGTTTAATTCGCTTTAAAAATTGAAACATTCGCAGAACAACTTTTATAAATACTCATTATTGGTTTGTAAATAGCGGTTGGCAATCAGTTAAAGCATATATAACTATACTGCAGTTATAGACTTAGCAATAGAAAAGAAAAACATTTACCCTTTATAAAAGCATATTTAATAAGCAGGATAAACCGTATTATGCAGAAACAATTAAAACATTAGAGGTTTTGACATGCTTTTCAATAAAATAAAATATTCGATATATTTAAAACATTAGCATCAATGGATTTTACTAACGTTTTGCGCCTGTAATCCCCGGGCTCCATCGATAAGCTCAAAAACTACTTCATCGCCTGTATACAGCGATTTGAAGCCATTACCTTTGATTGAGGAGTAATGTACAAAAATATCTGTGTTGCTCTTTTCATCGGTATTTATAAAGCCAAAACCCTTTTTTTCATTAAACCATTTAACCTTACCAATAGGCATAACTTAGCTCCTTATAACTTAGAATCATTCAAAACACTGTATAACACTACTTGAAGGAAAAAAGCGGCGACTTCCCCAAAATATAT encodes:
- a CDS encoding cold shock domain-containing protein — encoded protein: MPIGKVKWFNEKKGFGFINTDEKSNTDIFVHYSSIKGNGFKSLYTGDEVVFELIDGARGLQAQNVSKIH